One segment of Acaryochloris thomasi RCC1774 DNA contains the following:
- a CDS encoding DUF937 domain-containing protein encodes MGLFDQIVSAIDNPNLQASTGQLGGILNTVQSLSNAQGANPESTQTAVGVVGKHVRSALKSQPSGGQAQALVDQYSGTGTNPEAVNTLFSEGQQQQMVQEISQRTGLDSKAIAGMLPMLVPLVLNLLNSGSQSKDPRQGGNPVLNSFLDSNGDGDVDVSDAMRMAGQFLSKR; translated from the coding sequence ATGGGACTTTTCGATCAAATTGTAAGCGCCATTGATAACCCCAACCTGCAGGCCAGTACTGGACAACTTGGCGGAATTCTCAACACAGTTCAGAGTTTGAGCAACGCTCAAGGAGCAAATCCTGAGTCAACCCAAACGGCTGTAGGTGTTGTCGGTAAACATGTGCGCTCGGCATTAAAGTCGCAGCCATCGGGTGGGCAGGCGCAAGCACTTGTCGATCAGTACAGCGGGACAGGGACCAACCCTGAGGCCGTAAACACACTGTTCTCTGAAGGACAGCAGCAGCAGATGGTACAGGAAATTTCTCAGAGAACGGGGCTAGATTCGAAGGCCATTGCGGGAATGTTGCCAATGCTAGTGCCCTTAGTCTTGAATCTGCTCAATAGCGGTAGCCAAAGCAAAGATCCACGACAGGGCGGCAATCCTGTTTTGAATAGCTTTTTAGATAGCAATGGCGATGGTGACGTCGATGTCTCTGACGCGATGAGGATGGCGGGTCAGTTTTTGAGTAAGCGCTAG